A segment of the Babesia microti strain RI chromosome II, complete genome genome:
ataatttacataatgtgcaaaaattgatattagTGTGAATAACcaattgtgtaatttaatgaaaCTGGTTTCCATTATTCTAGAAGgaattcattattttgGAAAAGTGTAAATGccaaaatcaaattaacAGAACAATGTTAGCATACCACGCGAGGGTGTGGTGTACAAAACTAGTTAAGTATACTGGTGTTAACTATACTAGTTATATCTGGGGGGCATCACTATATATACCGTCACTAAAATATATTCTAATTAGCATATAGCGtggttatatatttaagtaaatatcatatattttgtGAAAATGATGCAAATTGATCCCTCTGGTGAAGTGTCACCCGAAATTCTCAAGGACGGGGCGCAACAGGACAAGGGTGAACATGCACGAATGCAGTATTTTGTCGGAGCAATTGCAGTTGGAGATATGGTAAAATCTACGCTAGGGCCTAAGGGTTTAGATAAAATCCTACAACCTATGAAAATGGAAGGCAGACCTGCAGGGCCAAATGTAGTGACCAATGATGGAGCCACTATACTTAAGTCTGTATGGCTTAACAACCCCGCGGCCAAGATACTAGTTGATATATCAATGCAACAAGATAAAATTTGCGGTGATGGCACCACAGGTGTTGTAGTTTTAGCATCTGAATTACTAAGAGAAGCGGAGATTCTTATTGAAAAGAAGATTCATCCTCAGACAATATGTTCTGGGTATAGAACAGCAACAAAAATAGCTCGTAAAATGcttgaaaaaatttcagTAGACCACCgtaatgattttaaacaatttgagaAAGATCTTATTAATGTAGCAAAAACTACATTATCATCTAAATTGCTCAGGACTGAGAAGGCTCACTTTGCAGATTTGGCTGTCAAGGCAATAATGCGTGTATTTGAAGAGACAAAGTCTCTAACACTTGATAATACTAATATAAAACCCAAAGTAGACTTATCACTaatccaaattattaaaaaacCTGGAGCTGTTTTGAGAGAATCGTGGTTGGAGGAAGGTTTTATACTCGAGAAACAAATAGGTACAGGACAACCAAAGTCAATGAGTAATTGCAAAGTACTAGTATCTAATACTCCTATGGACGCTGATAAAGTAAAGATTTATGGAGCTAAAGTTACCGTTGACAGTTTCAGTGCTGTTAAAGCCATAGAGGATGCTGAGCGAGAGAAGATGAAGGAAAAGGTAGATAAGATATTAAAGCATGGTTGCAATGTATTCATCAACCGTCAACtcatttacaattatccggaacaattgtttaatgatGCAGGAATAATTAGTATTGAGCACTCTGATTTTGACGGTATGGAGAGATTAGCTGCTTGTTTAGGCGGTGACATAATATCTACATTTGACAACCCGGAAACCGCAGTTTTGGGCTAttgcgataaaattgatgaaataataatagGGGAGGATAAGCTTATTAGATTTTCTGGGTGTAAAAAGAAGGGCGCTTGCACCATTGTACTAAGGGGTGGCAGTACACATATATTGGACGAAGCAGAAAGATCACTACATGATGCACTAGCTATTCTGGGTGAAACAATTAGTGACGGATTTATCGTACCGGGTGGAGGAGCATCTGAAATGGCAATGGCATACGCAGTAGAAGAGGCAGCCAAATCCGTTGAGGGAAAGGAAGGATTTGCTGTAGAATCATTTGCAAAAGCCTTACGAATGTTACctacatatatattgacaAACGCTGGATTTGATAGTGCAGACATTATCTGCAAGTTGAGGGCTGCTCATAATAGGGGCCAACATACTACAGgtattgatattgaaaaatctgACATTGGCGATATGATTAAGCTTGGTGTTTTTGAATCATACAAGTCTAAACTTTCACAAATTTGTCTAGCTGCAGAGGCGGCTGAGATGTTGATTAGGGTTGATAACATCATAAAATGTGCGCCAAGGCAACGTAGTGGTATgtag
Coding sequences within it:
- a CDS encoding T-complex protein 1 subunit beta (overlaps_old_locusTagID:BBM_II01525), which produces MMQIDPSGEVSPEILKDGAQQDKGEHARMQYFVGAIAVGDMVKSTLGPKGLDKILQPMKMEGRPAGPNVVTNDGATILKSVWLNNPAAKILVDISMQQDKICGDGTTGVVVLASELLREAEILIEKKIHPQTICSGYRTATKIARKMLEKISVDHRNDFKQFEKDLINVAKTTLSSKLLRTEKAHFADLAVKAIMRVFEETKSLTLDNTNIKPKVDLSLIQIIKKPGAVLRESWLEEGFILEKQIGTGQPKSMSNCKVLVSNTPMDADKVKIYGAKVTVDSFSAVKAIEDAEREKMKEKVDKILKHGCNVFINRQLIYNYPEQLFNDAGIISIEHSDFDGMERLAACLGGDIISTFDNPETAVLGYCDKIDEIIIGEDKLIRFSGCKKKGACTIVLRGGSTHILDEAERSLHDALAILGETISDGFIVPGGGASEMAMAYAVEEAAKSVEGKEGFAVESFAKALRMLPTYILTNAGFDSADIICKLRAAHNRGQHTTGIDIEKSDIGDMIKLGVFESYKSKLSQICLAAEAAEMLIRVDNIIKCAPRQRSGM